In Mangifera indica cultivar Alphonso chromosome 1, CATAS_Mindica_2.1, whole genome shotgun sequence, a single genomic region encodes these proteins:
- the LOC123215309 gene encoding protein ALTERED PHOSPHATE STARVATION RESPONSE 1-like, translating into MGCCISNLDGGETVSQCRARKRYMKQLVVARQFFSASHAMYFRSLRNTGSALLQFSSSESALHHHHHLGPPSLPPPPSPPEEIFSSPRPPFSPSTDTNWSSSIGASPLPPPPPPPPPQSSTWDFWDPFVETTTQSMTEEEWEDEVAELPLTRSRTESTMAPPSVLSGYSKDTSGSTDLAMVKSTNGKNIFDIIKEVDDYFLKAADAGAELSAILEVTSPIVSTTQTKGGKVYSYGFYLSPASWTWGSSPKSQAFGSFLGDQVVGNKGGDSHSSTIEKLYAWEKKLYEEVKDSEAIKMKHEKKVSQLRKLEVKGADYLKTEKTKKELEKLESQLTVSSQAIETISAEINKIRDTQLHPQLLDLVKGLMCMWRSMYESHQVQTHIVQQFKYLNTIPSAEPTSEIHRQSALQLELQVQQWHQSFCNLVKAQKDYIQNLTGWLRLSLYQFTKTPLSRTDQETGIYSFCEEWHQAVDRIPDKVASEGIKSFLTVINDIVVQHTEEYKQKKKSESVFKEFEKKSSELRLLENKYGPFSVPQSPGKDPVAEKRLKVDMLRTKAEEEKSKHENLVAMTRAMTVNNLQMVFPHVFQAMVGFSTVCMQAFEKSYNQAKKITQEQQVKTILP; encoded by the exons ATGGGTTGTTGTATCTCAAATCTAGATGGGGGAGAAACAGTCTCACAATGCAGAGCGAGAAAGAGATACATGAAACAACTAGTGGTAGCAAGACAGTTTTTTTCAGCTTCACATGCAATGTATTTTCGTTCTCTTCGCAATACTGGCTCAGCTCTTCTTCAGTTTTCAAGTAGTGAATCCGCTCTTCACCACCATCACCACCTCGGACCACCATCACTACCACCACCCCCATCACCACCAGAAGAAATCTTTAGTTCACCACGGCCTCCATTTAGTCCCAGTACTGATACTAATTGGTCATCATCAATTGGAGCTTCTCCTCTTCCACCACCTCCGCCTCCTCCACCTCCACAATCTTCAACTTGGGACTTCTGGGACCCATTTGTGGAGACAACAACACAGTCTATGACCGAGGAAGAGTGGGAGGACGAGGTTGCTGAACTGCCATTGACTAGGTCTAGGACTGAGAGTACAATGGCGCCGCCTTCGGTGTTGAGTGGGTACTCTAAAGACACTAGTGGAAGTACTGACCTTGCTATGGTGAAGTCAACAAATGGTAAGAATATATTTGACATTATCAAAGAAGTTGATGATTACTTCCTTAAGGCTGCTGATGCGGGTGCTGAGCTTTCTGCAATTCTTGAGGTTACAAGTCCTATTGTTTCTACCACCCAGACTAAAGGAG GTAAAGTTTACAGCTACGGCTTCTATTTGAGTCCAGCGTCGTGGACATGGGGTTCCAGTCCAAAATCTCAGGCATTTGGAAGCTTCTTGGGTGACCAAGTAGTTGGAAACAAAGGAGGTGATAGCCATTCCTCAACCATTGAGAAGCTATATGCTTGGGAGAAGAAACTGTATGAGGAAGTTAAG GATTCTGAGGCTATAAAGATGAAGCATGAGAAGAAGGTGAGCCAGCTGAGGAAACTGGAGGTGAAAGGAGCTGACTATTTGAAGACTGAGAAGACCAAGAAAGAGCTTGAAAAGCTAGAGTCTCAATTAACTGTTTCCTCTCAAGCCATTGAGACTATCTCAGCTGAAATCAACAAAATCAGGGACACTCAACTCCACCCTCAACTCCTTGACCTTGTTAAAGG ATTAATGTGCATGTGGAGAAGCATGTATGAGAGCCACCAGGTCCAAACTCACATTGTTCAGCAGTTCAAATACCTCAACACAATTCCATCTGCAGAACCCACATCAGAGATTCACAGGCAATCAGCTCTCCAGCTTGAGCTCCAAGTCCAGCAATGGCACCAATCTTTCTGCAACTTAGTCAAAGCCCAAAAGGACTACATTCAGAACCTCACAGGGTGGCTACGCCTAAGCCTTTATCAGTTCACCAAAACCCCACTATCTAGAACTGATCAGGAAACGGGAATTTACTCATTTTGTGAAGAATGGCACCAGGCAGTTGATAGGATTCCAGACAAAGTAGCATCTGAAGGAATCAAAAGCTTCTTAACAGTGATCAATGATATTGTAGTTCAACATACTGAAGAatataaacaaaagaagaagtCAGAGTCAGTGTTTAAGGAGTTTGAGAAGAAGTCATCCGAGCTTAGATTACTGGAGAACAAGTATGGCCCATTTTCAGTGCCTCAAAGCCCTGGCAAGGACCCAGTTGCAGAGAAAAGACTGAAGGTTGATATGTTAAGAACCAAGGCAGAGGAGGAGAAGAGTAAGCATGAGAATTTGGTAGCTATGACAAGAGCAATGACCGTAAATAACCTGCAGATGGTTTTCCCACATGTCTTTCAAGCAATGGTCGGATTCTCAACTGTGTGTATGCAAGCATTCGAGAAGTCATACAATCAAGCCAAGAAAATTACACAGGAGCAACAAGTGAAGACGATACTCCCTTAA
- the LOC123212144 gene encoding L-ascorbate peroxidase 3-like, translating into MVGRIAVDAEYLKAIEKARRDLRHLIYSKSCAPILLRLAWHDAGTYDAKTKTGGPNGSIRQEKEYSHSANKGLKIAIDLLEGIKAKHPKITYADLYQLAGVVAVEVTGGPTIDFVPGREDCTECIEEGRLPDAKQGVAHLKDVFYRMGLSDKDIVALSGGHTLGKAHPERSEFEGAWTKDPAKFDNTYFVELLKGKSEGLLQLPTDKALLEVPEFRRYVELYAKDEDAFFADYAASQKKLSELGFNPYPLGSKGAAKNFTVLAQAAVGVAAGAAAVIFSYFYEVHRRVK; encoded by the exons ATGGTGGGACGTATAGCAGTAGACGCAGAGTACTTGAAGGCGATAGAGAAGGCTCGTAGAGACCTTCGGCATCTTATCTACAGCAAGAGCTGCGCTCCTATACTTCTTCGCTTGgc GTGGCACGATGCTGGAACTTATGATGCTAAGACCAAAACTGGCGGGCCGAATGGATCCATTAGGCAAGAGAAAGAGTATTCGCATTCAGCAAATAAGGGTTTAAAGATTGCCATAGATTTACTGG AGGGAATCAAGGCCAAGCATCCTAAAATTACATACGCTGACCTTTATCAG CTAGCTGGGGTTGTCGCCGTGGAGGTCACTGGAGGACCCACTATTGACTTTGTTCCTGGCAGAGAG gatTGTACAGAGTGCATCGAAGAGGGGCGTCTTCCTGATGCAAAACAAG GTGTAGCACATCTAAAGGATGTCTTTTATCGGATGGGTCTATCTGACAAGGACATTGTTGCGCTGTCTGGTGGCCACACATTG GGGAAGGCACATCCAGAAAGATCAGAATTTGAGGGTGCCTGGACAAAGGATCCTGCAAAATTCGACAACACATACTTTGT GGAGCTTCTGAAAGGAAAGTCGGAGGGGCTGTTACAACTTCCGACAGATAAGGCTTTACTGGAGGTTCCAGAGTTCCGCCGCTATGTGGAGTTATATGCAAAG GATGAGGATGCATTCTTTGCAGATTATGCAGCGTCACAGAAGAAACTTTCAGAACTAGGCTTTAATCCATATCCCTTGGGTTCTAAGGGTGCGGCGAAGAACTTTACTGTATTAGCACAAGCTGCAGTTGGAGTTGCAGCAGGTGCAGCCGCGGTGATCTTCAGTTACTTTTATGAAGTTCACAGAAGAGTCAAGTGa
- the LOC123212135 gene encoding protein POLLENLESS 3-LIKE 2-like — protein sequence MLQDMWNAPPGFRPTKSAPSSPAKPLGVLRTRSESFHAIHKVPVGDTPYVKAKNVQLVDKDPEKAIPLFWAAINAGDRVDSALKDMAIVMKQQNRAEEAIEAIKSLRSRCSDQAQESLDNILLDLYKRCGRLDDQISLLRHKLYLIQQGLAFNGKRTKTARSQGKKFQVSVEQEATRLLGNLGWALMQQNNYIEAEDAYRRALTIAPDNNKMCNLGICLMKQGRIAEAKETLRLVKPAVADGPRGVDSHLKAYERAQQMLKDLESEMMNKGGDRVEQSRLFDAFLGSSSIWQPQPCRDPTVLPTTAANKAQDDFADENSDSNLILNQIIPPPQQRSVKQLFPYGNSWKSQPSKDQKVLPTATAVKIQDNFTDENIDLNTSVNQLVPPQQRSIKQLPPYGNPWNIDAQPFYSSRFLKEPMVKEPIGNQFQENLKRTRSGNAANSMRVNDIGEYTKSFAVEPEKPENKTRRLSSEDAEKKLTEFLPDNKDFEEAIIAAVLGSTNEAGKNDESSTNNAGIFQRKIDKRLKVFQDITLSLSPRA from the exons atgcTGCAAGATATGTGGAATGCTCCTCCTGGTTTCAGGCCTACCAAATCGGCTCCGTCATCACCGGCGAAGCCTCTTGGAGTGCTGAGAACCCGGTCAGAGTCCTTTCATGCCATCCACAAAGTCCCAGTTGGTGATACTCCTTACGTCAAGGCCAAGAATGTTCAG TTGGTGGATAAAGACCCAGAGAAGGCGATTCCTTTGTTTTGGGCAGCCATTAATGCTGGAGATAGAGTAGATAGTGCTTTGAAAGATATGGCTATTGTGATGAAGCAACAGAATCGGGCTGAAGAAGCCATTGAAGCCATCAAGTCACTGAGAAGTCGTTGTTCGGATCAAGCACAGGAGTCTCTTGACAATATCCTGTTGGATCTTTACAAG AGGTGTGGAAGATTGGATGACCAAATTTCACTTTTGAGACACAAGCTGTATTTGATTCAACAAGGGCTTGCTTTCAATGGGAAACGCACTAAGACTGCCAGGTctcaaggaaaaaaatttcaGGTCTCTGTGGAGCAAGAAGCAACTCGATTACTG GGAAACTTGGGATGGGCGTTGATGCAGCAAAACAACTACATTGAAGCAGAAGATGCATATCGACGAGCACTCACGATTGCACCCGATAACAACAAGATGTGCAATCTGGGTATTTGTTTGATGAAACAAGGGAGAATTGCTGAGGCGAAAGAGACTTTGCGGCTAGTGAAACCGGCAGTTGCTGATGGACCCAGAGGGGTTGATTCTCATCTTAAGGCCTATGAAAGAGCACAACAGATGCTCAAAGACCTTGAGTCTGAGATGATGAATAAAGGAGGCGACCGGGTTGAGCAAAGTAGGCTGTTTGACGCCTTTCTTGGCTCTTCATCAATTTGGCAACCGCAGCCTTGCAGGGATCCTACTGTGTTGCCAACAACAGCAGCAAATAAAGCACAGGATGACTTTGCTGATGAGAACTCTGattccaatttaattttgaatcaaatcattCCTCCTCCTCAGCAGAGAAGTGTCAAACAACTTTTTCCTTATGGGAACTCATGGAAATCTCAGCCTTCCAAAGATCAGAAAGTCTTGCCCACAGCTACTGCAGTCAAAATTCAGGATAATTTTACTGATGAGAACATTGATCTCAACACATCTGTTAATCAACTGGTCCCTCCTCAGCAAAGAAGTATAAAACAACTTCCCCCATATGGGAATCCATGGAACATTGATGCACAACCATTTTATTCatccagatttttgaaggaacCAATGGTAAAAGAGCCAATTGGGAATCAGTTTCAAGAGAATCTGAAAAGAACAAGGTCTGGAAATGCTGCTAATTCTATGAGAGTAAATGACATTGGCGAGTACACCAAATCTTTTGCTGTGGAACCAGAGAAACCTGAAAACAAGACAAGGAGGCTATCATCCGAAGATGcagagaaaaaattaacagagtTTTTGCCAGACAACAAGGACTTTGAAGAGGCTATTATTGCTGCAGTTTTAGGTTCAACAAATGAAGCGGGGAAGAATGATGAATCTAGTACCAACAATGCAGGGATATTTCAGAGGAAGATTGATAAGAGACTTAAGGTTTTCCAAGATATCACTCTTTCTTTGAGTCCAAGAGCCTGA